One window of the Triticum dicoccoides isolate Atlit2015 ecotype Zavitan chromosome 3B, WEW_v2.0, whole genome shotgun sequence genome contains the following:
- the LOC119276266 gene encoding SNF2 domain-containing protein CLASSY 3-like, giving the protein MADTASPGGTVASRLRSKRRCPDAKLLRQATRRKPYCVDTPSQSSSEAEEDDKDKPPPHPTRSSSDEGGRGHGRTGIRRPRRRGQNADDDSDEDGRTAARRRRGQNAAHIDEDFEEPGGMAAARRREKQRMEEDDAAADGGDEADEQGASRRAKKEGAASCRQAAGRKSKDFPAEGWEQLGDVTFKKSSLVPPRRQDGRDQETYDDLLYSIFEGIETTLQNASAPLDAPVPAQEQGSDPFPLVFSFGVVDEVVPEKTALDDLWAQRDLALDLEAESNKVFSHTCHKDAESDEHEIPAHGGTFCKRGKHDLFHDDQIGVRCRKCDYIEIEIRHVFPSMAKESTDREPAAEHDRLDMFVDDILKSVGYEGASNVGLGSDKTGVVWDLIPGVREDMFPHQREGFEFMWRKLAGGIDIEQLRHTMNTDTTSGCVISHAPGTGKTRLAITFVQSYLEVFPHCRPVIIAPRGMLATWEQEFSKWNVKLPFHVLSSSEIQWDQDKTIQKLVSKDHGLGQKLAMKKLSQKSKMMLKLASWYEGSSIIGLSYSLYRNLAKGEGKDGEMQRNLLLEKPGLLVLDEGHTPRNKKSLIWKVLAEVSTEKRIILSGTPFQNNFLELYNILCLVKPKFAKDFACTRLSKKGVASTSQSRAAPYVEEDEGKEFWSSLRISNITDEHITEIREKLGPFVHIHNGDILQKSLPGLRESVVILNPLPRQKEIIAMMEESAGKGFLDAEYKISLASIHPFLVTSTKLSDTEASVVDKMKSVRLNP; this is encoded by the exons ATGGCAGACACCGCCTCTCCCGGCGGCACTGTCGCGTCGCGGCTGCGGTCAAAGCGGAGATGCCCCGACGCGAAGCTGCTCCGGCAAGCCACCCGCAGAAAGCCGTACTGCGTCGACACGCCCTCGCAGTCCAGCTCGGAGGCAGAGGAGGACGACAAAGACAAACCACCGCCTCATCCAACGCGGTCGTCCAGTGACGAGGGCGGGCGCGGGCATGGCAGGACGGGGATAAGGCGCCCACGGCGCCGAGGACAAAACGCCGATGATGACTCTGATGAAGACGGCAgaacggcggcgaggcggcgccgaggaCAAAACGCTGCCCACatcgatgaagactttgaggaacccGGTGGAATGGCCGCCGCAAGGAGAAGGGAGAAGCAGCGCATGGAAGAAGATGATGCTGCTGCTGACGGCGGCGATGAGGCTGATGAGCAGGGAGCTTCCCGGAGGGCAAAGAAAGAAGGAGCGGCGTCCTGCCGGCAGGCGGCCGGCCGCAAGAGCAAGGACTTCCCCGCAGAGGGATGGGAGCAGCTGGGTGATGTCACCTTCAAGAAGAGCTCCCTGGTTCCTCCGAGGCGGCAGGACGGGCGAGACCAAGAGACTTACGACGATCTGCTCTACTCCATTTTCGAGGGAATCGAGACCACTCTTCAGAACGCCTCTGCTCCTCTGGACGCCCCTGTTCCTGCTCAAGAACAGGGAAGCGATCCGTTTCCTCTGGTGTTCTCCTTCGGGGTTGTAGATGAGGTGGTGCCGGAGAAGACTGCTCTGGACGACCTGTGGGCACAACGTGACTTGGCCTTGGACTTGGAGGCCGAATCCAACAAGGTTTTTTCTCACACCTGCCACAAG GACGCAGAGAGCGATGAGCATGAAATTCCTGCACATGGAGGGACTTTTTGCAAGCGAGGGAAGCATGATCTCTTTCATGATGATCAAATCGGCGTTCGATGTCGAAAATGCGATTACATCGAAATCGAAATTAGACACGTATTTCCATCCATG GCCAAGGAATCAACGGATAGGGAGCCAGCAGCGGAGCATGATAGGCTTGACATGTTCGTTGATGACATCCTGAAATCAGTTGGATACGAAGGGGCAAGCAACGTGGGACTGGGAAGTGACAAAACTGGCGTCGTCTGGGATCTCATTCCTGGGGTACGGGAAGACATGTTCCCACACCAGCGGGAAGGGTTTGAGTTCATGTGGAGAAAACTTGCAGGAGGGATCGACATTGAGCAGCTGAGGCACACCATGAACACTGACACCACAAGTGGCTGTGTGATCTCTCATGCCCCGGGGACCGGCAAGACCAGGCTAGCAATCACATTCGTGCAGTCTTACCTGGAGGTCTTCCCGCACTGCAGGCCAGTTATCATTGCCCCCAGGGGTATGCTGGCTACATGGGAGCAGGAGTTCAGTAAATGGAATGTCAAGCTCCCATTCCATGTCCTCAGTTCCAGTGAGATCCAGTGGGATCAAGACAAGACCATCCAGAAACTGGTCTCCAAGGATCATGGTCTGGGCCAGAAGCTGGCCATGAAGAAACTGAGCCAGAAATCCAAGATGATGCTGAAGCTGGCATCATGGTATGAAGGGAGCAGCATCATCGGTCTAAGCTATTCGCTCTACAGGAATCTTGCCAAAGGCGAAGGCAAGGATGGAGAAATGCAGAGGAACCTGCTTCTTGAGAAGCCCGGCTTGCTGGTCCTCGACGAGGGGCACACACCAAGGAACAAGAAGAGCCTCATTTGGAAAGTTCTCGCAGAGGTCAGCACCGAAAAGCGGATAATCCTgtcagggactccattccagaacaacttcctAGAGCTATACAACATCTTGTGCTTGGTTAAGCCCAAGTTTGCCAAAGATTTTGCTTGTACAAGACTCAGCAAGAAAGGAGTTGCTTCCACCAGCCAATCAAGAGCAGCGCCTTATGTGGAGGAGGATGAAGGCAAAGAATTCTGGAGTTCATTAAGGATAAGTAACATCACGGATGAACACATCACTGAAATCCGGGAAAAGCTGGGCCCTtttgtgcacatccataatggtgACATTCTTCAGAAGTCTCTTCCAGGATTGAGAGAATCTGTTGTGATCCTGAACCCTCTTCCTCGTCAGAAGGAAATCATCGCAATGATGGAGGAAAGTGCAGGGAAGGGTTTTCTTGACGCAGAATACAAGATATCTCTTGCGTCCATACACCCATTCCTCGTCACAAGCACAAAACTGTCAGACACAGAAGCCTCTGTTGTGGACAAGATGAAGAGCGTGCGGCTGAACCCATGA
- the LOC119276267 gene encoding acyl transferase 5-like, giving the protein MAAPTVGKSPPALVPPAGPTPGGVLPLSSIDKTAAVRVSVDFIQVFPPSSDRGGDDQVATMRQGFARALVPYYPVAGRIAEPSPGDLVVDCTGEGVWFVQATASCSLADVNGLERPLLIPKAELIPRPPPEEKLEDLILMAQVTKFTCGGFAVGICFSHLVFDGQGAAQFLQAAGELARGFPAPSVAPVWDRETIPDPPKLPRGPPPSFTAFSFVTQVVEISPESILRIKDEFKAATGETCSTFDAVTAVVFKCRALAVDLPDAAEVRLGFAASTRHLLQGVLPSVDGYYGNCVYPVGITRSSKTIREAALPEVVGVMREAKEALKVRFTDWMHGGAKDDHYNVPLDYGTVTVSDWSRVGFNEVDYGFGEPGYVFTLNDDVNIVASVIYLKPPAPKRGIRLMLRCVEEPHAAVFADELAKYA; this is encoded by the exons ATGGCCGCGCCCACCGTCGGCAAGTCGCCGCCGGCGCTCGTCCCTCCGGCGGGGCCCACCCCGGGCGGCGTGCTCCCGCTGTCCTCCATCGACAAGACTGCCGCCGTCCGCGTCTCGGTCGACTTCATCCAGGTCTTCCCCCCGTCCTCCGACCGGGGCGGCGATGACCAGGTGGCCACGATGCGCCAGGGGTTCGCGAGGGCGCTGGTGCCCTACTATCCGGTGGCCGGTCGCATCGCGGAGCCCTCCCCGGGCGACCTCGTGGTGGACTGTACCGGCGAGGGCGTCTGGTTCGTGCAGGCCACGGCGAGCTGCTCGCTCGCCGACGTCAACGGCCTCGAGCGCCCGCTGCTCATCCCCAAGGCGGAGCTTATCCCCCGCCCTCCCCCCGAGGAGAAGCTCGAGGACCTCATCCTCATGGCGCAG GTCACGAAATTCACCTGCGGTGGATTCGCCGTGGGGATCTGCTTCAGCCACCTGGTGTTCGACGGGCAGGGCGCCGCGCAGTTCCTACAAGCGGCGGGCGAGCTGGCCCGGGGGTTCCCGGCCCCATCAGTGGCTCCCGTGTGGGACCGCGAAACGATCCCGGACCCGCCTAAGCTGCCGCGCGGTCCACCGCCGTCCTTCACGGCGTTCAGCTTCGTGACACAGGTGGTCGAGATCTCCCCGGAGAGCATCCTGCGAATCAAGGACGAGTTCAAGGCCGCCACGGGGGAGACCTGCTCCACCTTCGACGCGGTGACGGCCGTGGTCTTCAAGTGCCGTGCGCTGGCGGTGGACCTCCCCGACGCCGCTGAAGTCCGCCTTGGCTTCGCCGCCAGCACGCGTCACCTCCTTCAGGGCGTCCTGCCGTCAGTGGATGGCTACTATGGCAACTGCGTGTACCCGGTGGGGATCACCCGGAGCAGCAAGACCATCCGGGAGGCGGCGCTGCCCGAAGTGGTCGGCGTGATGCGAGAGGCCAAGGAGGCGCTTAAGGTGAGGTTCACGGACTGGATGCACGGCGGCGCCAAGGACGACCACTACAATGTGCCGCTGGATTACGGCACCGTGACGGTGTCGGACTGGAGCCGCGTCGGCTTCAACGAGGTGGACTATGGCTTCGGCGAGCCCGGATACGTGTTCACGCTCAACGACGACGTCAACATCGTTGCGTCGGTGATCTACCTCAAGCCCCCGGCGCCCAAGCGCGGGATCCGGCTCATGCTCCGCTGCGTGGAGGAGCCACACGCCGCTGTGTTCGCTGACGAGCTTGCCAAGTACGCTTAG